In Sphaeramia orbicularis chromosome 12, fSphaOr1.1, whole genome shotgun sequence, the following proteins share a genomic window:
- the LOC115429294 gene encoding rho GTPase-activating protein 24-like, translated as MLVEQCVDFIRQRGLREEGLFRLPGQANLVKELQDAFDCGEKPSFDCNTDVHTVASLLKLYLRELPEPVVPFHKYDDFLACAKILGKDEEVGMKELRKLVESLPPVNYNLLKYICRFLDEVQSYSGVNKMSVQNLATVFGPNILRPKLEDPVAIMEGTVLVQQLMAVLIGRHDVLFPPEEDSPTALELVNNNTDLLQHQATTTTSSMTAVSQNAENNNVHVVRQCVWEAPESPSHRQQVDNGGSPRSASPRNGVAARFDVTRSPPLTVKKNPAFSKGSGIVTNGSFSSSPTSDPGQEKSQTLSGGGSLMARRGGTLKGSGTKMGTSGVTSGNTGGNGTGVMRVGVTSTDVLTGSLNTRNGLWVPNGCVTLRENNKTRDCSNADQTSNQNRLSTYDNVQLNQQNLQQQNQTTGTCLNSSCEDKQSVDSATWSTSSCEISLPDNSTSCRSSTTTCPEQDFYGGHFEDLDGPARENEAAQSRGGTGGEAEGGNGNREGGGDGAGRSSRGTSSSDNSECLSGSTGAGSHSALHSLVASLKQEMHKQKTEYEARIKSLEQRNLELETEMVNLHEELDQERKKYTMAEIKLRNAERAKDDAERRNQMLQKEMEQFFSTFSDLTATGNTAATEPRRTERNDPIWIQ; from the exons ATGCTGGTGGAGCAGTGCGTGGATTTCATTCGGCAGCGGGGCCTTCGGGAGGAGGGTCTGTTCAGGCTGCCGGGACAGGCCAACCTGGTCAAAGAGCTGCAGGACGCCTTCGACTGCGGAGAAAAACCCTCTTTTGACTG TAACACAGATGTCCATACAGTGGCGTCTCTACTGAAGCTGTATCTACGAGAGCTTCCTGAGCCTGTCGTTCCCTTCCACAAGTACGATGACTTCCTGGCCTGTGCCAAAATTCTTGGAAAAGATGAGGAAGTG GGTATGAAGGAGTTGAGGAAGCTTGTGGAAAGTCTACCTCCAGTCAACTACAACCTCCTCAAGTATATCTGCAG gtttttagaTGAAGTCCAGTCATATTCGGGGGTGAATAAAATGAGCGTGCAGAACCTCGCTACAGTGTTTGGGCCAAATATACTGAGGCCCAAACTTGAAGATCCAGTGGCTATAATGGAAG GTACTGTTTTGGTCCAGCAGCTCATGGCGGTTTTGATCGGCCGTCATGATGTGCTTTTCCCTCCAGAAGAGGACAGCCCCACAGCTCTGGAACTTGTCAATAACAACACTGACTTACTACAGCATCAAGCAACAACAACTACCTCCTCCATGACCGCGGTGTCTCAGAACGCGGAGAACAACAACGTGCACGTGGTCCGGCAGTGCGTTTGGGAAGCTCCCGAGTCTCCCTCACATCGACAACAGGTAGACAACGGCGGATCTCCGAGATCTGCCAGTCCTCGTAACGGTGTGGCGGCGCGCTTTGACGTCACCCGCAGTCCGCCGCTGACTGTGAAAAAGAACCCGGCCTTCAGTAAAGGCAGCGGGATCGTCACCAACGGCTCCTTCAGCTCCTCGCCCACCTCGGACCCCGGTCAGGAGAAGAGCCAGACTTTGAGCGGAGGGGGGAGTTTAATGGCGCGACGCGGCGGGACGCTCAAAGGTTCAGGCACAAAAATGGGCACCAGTGGAGTGACGAGTGGAAACACTGGCGGGAACGGGACCGGGGTCATGCGCGTGGGCGTTACGAGCACCGATGTCCTCACCGGAAGTCTAAATACCCGAAACGGCCTTTGGGTCCCAAACGGCTGCGTCACATTACGTGAGAACAATAAAACGCGAGACTGCTCCAACGCCGATCAAACATCCAACCAGAACCGGCTCTCCACCTACGACAACGTCCAGTTAAACCAGCAGAacctccagcagcagaaccagacGACCGGCACGTGTCTGAACAGCAGCTGTGAGGACAAGCAGAGCGTGGACAGCGCCACCTGGTCCACCTCCTCCTGCGAGATCTCCCTCCCGGACAACTCCACCTCCTGCCGTTCCTCCACCACCACCTGCCCCGAGCAGGACTTCTACGGAGGCCACTTCGAAGACTTAGACGGACCGGCCCGGGAGAACGAAGCCGCCCAGAGCCGCGGAGGAACGGGAGGCGAGGCGGAGGGCGGAAACGGCAaccgagaaggaggaggagacggaGCGGGGAGGAGCAGCCGAGGCACCAGCAGCAGCGACAACAGCGAGTGTTTGAGTGGAAGTACCGGAGCTGGCAGCCACAGCGCTCTGCACAGTTTAGTGGCCAGTCTGAAACAGGAGATGCACAAGCAGAAGACCGAGTATGAGGCCAGGATAAAGAG tttggagCAGCGGAACCTGGAGCTGGAGACAGAGATGGTGAACCTCCACGAGGAGCTGGACCAGGAAAGGAAGAAGTACACCATGGCAGAGATCAAGCTGCGCAACGCCGAGCGGGCCAAGGACGACGCCGAGCGACGCAATCAGATGTTACAGAAAGAGATGGAGCAGTTTTTCTCCACCTTCAGTGACCTAACTGCAACCGGCAACACGGCGGCCACCGAGCCCCGGCGAACCGAGCGCAACGACCCCATCTGGATCCAGTGA